In one Synergistota bacterium genomic region, the following are encoded:
- a CDS encoding Asp23/Gls24 family envelope stress response protein — translation MENRAKDVKGIVKINDDVIATIVAMALAEVKGIRPATGGSFMEELAEKLGKKPTPKGVKIEVDEDEVSVDLSITVEYGMKIPNLVWEVQEKIKETVEEMTGYKVKEVNVTVQGVHFARRAEEKEEEG, via the coding sequence ATGGAAAATAGAGCAAAAGATGTAAAAGGCATCGTTAAGATAAACGATGATGTTATAGCTACTATAGTTGCAATGGCTTTGGCTGAAGTTAAGGGTATAAGACCTGCTACTGGCGGAAGTTTCATGGAAGAACTGGCGGAGAAACTTGGCAAGAAACCCACACCGAAGGGAGTTAAGATAGAAGTGGATGAGGATGAGGTTAGCGTGGACCTTTCCATAACGGTTGAGTATGGCATGAAGATACCGAATTTGGTTTGGGAGGTTCAGGAAAAGATAAAGGAAACCGTTGAGGAAATGACCGGCTATAAGGTTAAAGAGGTCAATGTGACCGTTCAGGGGGTTCACTTCGCGAG